The window TATATGGGTTTGCCTTGTCCCAATATTTTTGCCGGCGAACATGCTTTCCACAGCAAACAAGAGTGGGTAAGTGTTCAGGATATGGAAAAAGCAGTACAAACAATCATCAACATAGCCTCCATTTGGGAAGAAAAAGGATAATATTGAGTTGGGCTCTGGAGTTTCAACAGACTCCAAACCCTCAACTCCAAACTAATAAGCAGCTTGCCCAATAGCCAGGCTGCTTATTTTGCCTTCCTTATTTATTTCGAACTTAAAACAAGTGGTAAAGCTTCCCCACTGATCGGAGTGGAAATGCCCGTATACGTGTAAACCGTTATTTTCAACCTTATCAATATGGGTAAAGCGTTCGTGGCCCAGTGCTTTTTTAAAGAAATTGTTAAACTTCATCTGGTTACCGTCATCGTAAAAAGCAACATCAGAGGCAAACAAGGGGAACCAGATTTTCTCATCTCCTTTTTGTAAAGCCATTATTGCAGCTTTTACCTTTGGGTTCGATAATTTTGTTAAATCTACCGACATAGCGTTATGGTTTTAATGTTGAGCAGAACAATGTTTATTAACCAGCATTAAATGCGTTGGTTAATACCCAAAATTATAAAAAAGAAATTTTCAAAACACAGCTTATTTATTAATTTAGATTCAAATGATAACTCTCGAGAACGAATACGTAAAAGTTGGCTTATCGGCCAAAGGTGCCGAATTGCAAGGCTTGTACAGTAAAGAAACCAATATTGAATACCTGTGGAATGCCGATGCAAAATATTGGGGCAAACATAGCCCGGTATTATTTCCGATTGTTGGCTCGTTAAAAAACAATAGCTTTAATTATAAGGGAAAAAATTACGAGTTACCTCGCCATGGTTTTGCACGAGATTATGTTTTTGAAATTGAAAAAACCACCGAAACAGAGGCCGTTTTTACTTTAACACAAAATGAAGCAACCTTAAAAGTTTATCCTTTTAACTTTGAACTGAAACTGAAATACAGGTTAATAGACAGAAAACTGAACTTAACCTACGAGGTAATTAATACAGGCGCCGAAGAACTGCTTTTCTCAATTGGGGCACATCCCGCTTTTGCAGTCCCCAATACTCCAAATACCACTTACGAAGATTATTACCTGGCCTTTAATGCGGATGAGCGTCTAACCTCCTGGAAACTGGAAGATGGCCTGGTTGCCAATGAGACAGAAAACATTGAACTGGGCGGGCATAAATTAAACCTCACGCACAACTTGTTTTACAACGACGCACTGGTTTTTAAAACCTTACAGAGCAACTGTATTAGTTTACTGAACACTAAAAACGATTTTGGGCTGCATTTCCATTTCGAAGACTTTCCGTTCTTCGGTATTTGGGCTGCTATTGATGCGCCTTTTATTTGCCTGGAGCCCTGGTGCGGCGTAGCCGATGGTGTAAACCACGATCAGCACCTGGAACGGAAAGAAGGGATAATCAGATTGGATGCCGGTAAAAACTGGGAGCGCTTTTGGGAAGTGGAGTGTTTTTAAAGGATTTTCATTTCTTAATCTAGTTTAAGAAAAATGTGAGCCGCAGGTATTAATTTGCTGTTTAAATAATTATCCCACGAAATGAAAAACAGTGCACATTTTCCTCAATTATTTCTTCGCCTGGCCCTGGGCATAGGTTTTATTTTACCCGTTATGGACCGCTTTGGCTGGTTAGGCGCACCGGGCAGCCCAACTGTTGGCTGGGGCAACTGGAGCATATTTTTAGATTACACCAATTCATTAATGCCATTTTTAAGCAGGTCATTAGCTAACATTATGGCTATTATTGCTACAGCCGGCGAATTGGTTTTTGCCGTTTTGCTCCTTATTGGCTACAAAATAAGGCTTGCAGCAATAGGTAGCTTTCTGCTTACTCTGATCTTTGCACTATCTATGTTAATATTTGCAAATTACAGGGCACCGTTTAATTATTCTGTGTTTGTAGTGAGTACATCGAGCTTACTGCTGGCCACAATACCTGATTATAAATGGGCTATAGAAGCTAACAATAAAATTAAGCAGAACCAATTTAGTAATTAGCCGATCAAATAAAGCGCTTCCTGGTTTTGAAAAAGCACCCCCGGTGTAGTAAAAACCCTTACACGCTAAAGGGTATTTTTACCTTTTAGTTTGTTCGTAACATGTTGATAACTATATTTATATCGTTAAAATTAAATCAACGGGACGATTTAGATTAAAACAACAAAGGTCTTTCAGCAATGGAAGACTTTTTTATTTTAAAAAACACGCTCCAGAGAGCGTGTTCATTTAACGGTATTTTGCGGGACGATTGAGAAGTAATTTAAAATATTTGTTTAATACCCTCACACAAATATCAAAAAGATAAGCGAGCTATTTCCATTCAGTTTTATTCATCTGAAAAATAGCACCTTACAAAAAATCAGCCGTTTAAATGAACAAAGCATGTTTTAATGAATAAATGATTTTCCACGATAGAATAAGGTGCATCACCTGGTCAAAAAACACCCTTACATTTGTCTCAACTGCCCCCATTTTAAACCAGTAAAGTCTGTAATTTAGTATCAACAAAACGAAAAACATTATGGCAGCAATGCACCCTTATTTAAACTTCGATGGCAAGGCCGAAGAAGCTTTTAACCACTACAAATCTGTTTTTGGTGGTGAGTTTACCTTTTTTGCGAGAATGGGCGATGCACCTGAAAGCGACAAACTATCTGAGGCAGAAAAAAACCGTGTAATGCATGTGGCACTGCCGATTAACGGGCACACCATTTTAATGGCTTCTGATTGCGTACCATCTGCAGGCCATGTACTTACAGAAGGAAACAACATGTACATTAATTTACAGGCCGAAAGCCGCGATGATGCCGACAGGTTGTTTAATGGTCTTTCAGCAGGTGGAACCATTGAAATGCCAATGGCTGATATGTTCTGGGGCGATTACTTTGGCAGTTTTAAAGACAGGTTCGGTATCCAGTGGATGGTTAACTTTACCACCAACGGTTAAAAAATATGACTAGTCCTGAGAAATATAAGCGGGACTAGTCAATTTTACTCAATTCTGTTACCAAATCTTGAAAGCCAGGGCGCTTTGCCACATCCGGCACCAAACAGGCATCCCTCAGTGCAGCTATACTTTCTAAAACTTTTCTGGTAATAGATTGCCTGTGCAACGCCAGTAAATCATCGAGCAGGTAACCATAGGCCAACACTTCAATGCGTTCTAATGCAAAAACCAGTTCTGCGCTAAGCTGATTATAAAAACTGGCTGCACCAAAATCACCGAATAAAGCACTTCCTTCATCATCAATCAAGGTGTTGTGCGCGTATAAATCGCCATGCATAATCCCTGCGCTGTGTAACTGATTGGCCAGCGAAGCAATTATTCTTGCAATACCTAAAACCTGTTTTTCAGTCAGTACCCGATCAGCAGGAAAAACATCGCGTGTACAACTCTCTAAACTTGGCGGATTGCCCAGGTTATAAAAATGATGCGGGATAAGTTCCATCACCAAACCTTTTTTATCTTCAGGGTGCAATGCAATCTGCCCAATCAGGTTAACCAGCCCGGGGTGAAAACCCGCAGCAATATAAGCCATCATTTCATCTTCCGGCAACCCATCGCTGGTTACATCTCCTTTAAAAATCTTAACCGCTACCTCCTGTATTTCATCACTAATGGTGCGGTTGGCTTTCGAAATCACACCCGATGCGCCTTCGCCCAATACATGGCTGATTTCCAGATCATGCCAGTTGATGGCCGAAAGTTTTTCAACAGCAGGGGTTTTACTAAAATTATTACCAGAAAAGGCAATCCACGCTAACTTAGGCATGGTGGCTATCCATTGTGGCAACTCATGCAGCTTATTTGCCGCAATACGCAACAAACCCAGGTTTTTACATCGGCTAAGCGTTTCAGGCAAAGCCACAAGTCGGTTTCCTGCCAGCATAAGTTTTTCCATGCGTGGGCAAAAGCCAATTTCATCAGGTAAGGTGGCGATGTTGTTATTGGTTAAAATCAGCCAACGGAGATTAGGGTTTAATGCCTTGGCTGGCACTGTTTCGATCTGATTAGACTTAAAACCTACAATTTCGAGCTGAGGGCAATCGGCCAGTACCTCAGGCAGCACCTTAAAATGATTTTCAGAACAAAAGAAAATCCGTAATTTCTTTAAGCGGCCAAAATCTTCGGGCAAGGCAAACAGCTTATTAAACGAAAGATCCAGTACCTCCAGTGTATCGGCAAGGTCGAATATGGCTAAAGGGAAGTGGGTCAGGTTTTCAGTTAATTTTAACGATACCGATCCATTAAGTTCACCGCTTTGCAGTTGTAATAAGGTTTGCCCCATAATGTACTTCGATTTTAATTACACGCGAAGATACCGCTATATAAGGAAATGAACACTAAACAGCGGAAACTATATTAAAATAAAAGAAAATAGATTTTATCTATGTTTATTTTCTTCAAACAATAAATTCAAACTGATAATACAATCATAAGAAGCTCATCATAAGTTTCATCGGCCCAACTCCGATTTATTTTTTATTTGCATTAGTAAATTATAGCGCTATATTTACAAAAAACTTTAGGGGTGCCTAGTGCTGAGAAATACCCTTTGAACCTGATGTAGTTAGTACTGCCGAAGGGAAAAGTGAGTGCAACATCTGTTGCCGTCTTTTCGTACCCTGTTAGGGGCAATCTCTATAGTTTTTCCAATTTTTTTAAACATGGAAGTAACTATAAACAATCAAAACCATTTTCTTGGCGAAGCCTGTTCTATTGAACGCATGCTTAATTATCTGGCAGTTTCAGCAACCAATGGTCTGGCCATTGCCGTTAACCAAACTATCGTGCCGAAATCGAGCTGGCCTGTGCATGCCTTACAGCCTGGCGATCAGATTATACTCATTAAAGCCACTCAGGGCGGATAAAATCGACGAATGATTGGATTTAAATGAGTTAATTGAAGATACAGTCCAATTAATCCTTCATTCATTCGTCAATTCTGTCATTCAATCACTCAATTATTCCCCATTCAATCATTCAGTCACTCTTCTAATATGAAACAAGAAAAAACCCCTAACGCCGAAGCAATCAGCCGCAGCCCGTTTCCGGCATCTACCAAAATATTTGTGCCCGGCAAAATCCACAATATACATGTGGCCATGCGCGAAATCCGCTTAACCGACACTAAAATCCATAATGGATTTGGTTTAACCGAGCCAAACCCGCCGGTAACGGTGTACGATACCAGTGGCCCTTATACCGATCCTAACGCGGCTATTGATGTAAGGAAAGGTTTGCCACGCCTGCGCGAGCAATGGGTAAAAGACCGCCTGGATGTAACGCAGCTCGATCAGCTATCATCGGCATATGGACAGCAGCGCCTGGCCGATAGTAAACTCGATATTTTAAGGTTTAACCATATCAATAAACCTTATCAGGCAAAGGCAGGCGCCAATGTATCGCAAATGCATTACGCCAAAAAAGGCATTATAACTGCCGAAATGGAATATATTGCCATCCGCGAAAACCAGCAGATCGATATTTTAAACGAACAGCTTGGCAACCAGCACGAGGTAATGAACCACCAGCACCAGGGCAACAGCTTTGGCGCCAATACCCCAAAAGGCTACATTACCCCCGAATTTGTACGGGCAGAAGTGGCCGCAGGCCGTGCGGTAATTCCATGTAACATTAATCACCCCGAACTGGAACCGATGATTATCGGCCGTAATTTCCTGGTAAAGATCAATGCCAATATTGGTAACTCTGCAGTTACCTCAACCATTGAAGAAGAGGTAGAAAAGGCCGTTTGGGCATGTAGGTGGGGCGCCGATACAATTATGGATTTATCGACAGGAAAAAACATACACGAAACCCGCGAATGGATTATCCGCAATTCGCCGGTGCCTATTGGTACCGTTCCTATTTATCAGGCATTAGAAAAAGTAAACGGGAAAGCAGAAGACCTTACCTGGGAAATCTTCCGCGACACGCTTATTGAGCAGGCAGAGCAGGGGGTAGATTATTTTACCATCCATGCCGGCGTATTGCTTCGTTATGTGCCATTAACAGCCAAAAGGATTACCGGTATTGTTTCGCGTGGCGGATCGATCATGGCCAAATGGTGTTTGGCACACCACAAGGAAAACTTCCTTTACACCCATTTCGAAGAAATCTGCGAAATTATGAAAGCTTACGATGTGGCGTTCTCATTAGGCGATGGTTTAAGACCGGGCTGTATTGCCGATGCAAATGATGAAGCGCAGTTTTCGGAACTCGAAACTTTGGGAGAACTAACCAAAATTGCCTGGAAACACGATGTACAAACCATTATTGAAGGTCCCGGGCACGTACCCATGCACCTGATTAAGGCCAACATGGAAAAACAACTCGAACACTGCTCGGAAGCGCCTTTTTACACCTTAGGCCCCTTAACTACAGATATTGCACCGGGTTACGATCACATTACTTCGGCCATTGGCGCCGCCATGATTGGTTGGTTTGGAACCGCTATGCTTTGCTATGTAACCCCTAAAGAACATTTGGGCCTACCGAACAAAAAAGATGTGAAAGACGGGGTAATTACCTATAAAATTGCTGCCCATGCGGCTGATTTGGCCAAAGGCCACCCGGGCGCGCAATACCGCGACAACGCTTTAAGTAAAGCACGTTTCGAATTTAGATGGGAAGACCAGTTTAACCTTTCACTTGATCCTGATACCGCTAAGGAATTTCACGATGAAACCCTGCCGGCCGAAGGCGCTAAGATTGCCCACTTCTGTTCTATGTGCGGACCAAATTTCTGCTCTATGAAAATCACACAAGATGTGCGCGAATATGCCGCACAACAAGGGCTGGAGACCGCAGATGCACTGACCAAAGGAATGCAGGAAAAATCGAAAGAGTTTACCCAAAAAGGAAGCGAAATATATTCATAAAACACAATGGAACTGATTGTAATTGCGCATCCAAAGATTTTAAAAAATGAAACCTTATTGGTAAACCAGCTTTTTGAGGCTGGTTTACCTGTTTTTCATTTGCGCAAACCAGAAGCAGATGAGGCGGCGCACGGGAAATTTATGGATGGTATTTTACCCGAATACCATAACCGCATTGCCTTACATCATTTCCATTCCTTGGCAGGCGATTATAACATTAACAGAATACACCATACCGAACGTTTTAGAAAGAACAGTACTTTTGGTGATTTTACCCAGCCTTACACTTTCAGTACCTCGATACACAAAATGGCAGAAATTGATCAAATTGACCAATACCATTACAGTTTCTTTGGTCCGGTTTTCAATAGTCTTTCCAAACCGGGTTATGCGGGTATTGCCCATAACGGATTTAGCATAGATAGGCCCAAAACCACTAAACTGATTGCGCTTGGCGGTATTGAGATAAACAACATAGACCAGGTAAAAGCCATGAACTTTGATGGAATTGCCCTTTTAGGCAGTATCTGGAACGATCCGGCACAGGCTTTAAACAACTTTAAAAAAATACAGGAAAAATGCCAGCACCTTTTAACCTTACAGCAATGATCCACCCCCTACAATATATCTCACAAGCACCCAAAACCGGTACCCATTTAGATGCCATTGAGCAGGTACTCCAGGCAGGAGGAAAATGGATCCAGCTTCGCATTAAAAACCTACCCGAAGCCGAAATACTGCCTTTTGCTTTATCGGCACAGGAATTATGCAAGCGTTACGACGCAAAATTAATTGTGAATGATTACCCGCACCTGGCCAAAGCTGCCGGTGCCTTTGGTGTTCATTTAGGCCTGCAGGATATGCCTGTACCCCAGGCCCGGCAAATTATCAACCCCGATCAGATTATTGGCGGCACCGCCAACACTTTCGAACATATTCTACAACGCGTGGCCGAAGGAGTTGATTACATTGGCCTTGGCCCTTTCAGGTTTACTCGCACCAAAGAAAACCTGAGCCCCATAGTTGGCCTCGAAGGTTACCAGAAACTAATGGAGAAGGTAAAGAAAGCAGGCATTACCACACCAATTATTGCCATCGGCGGAATTGAAGCCGAAGATATTGAGGCCATTCTCGAAACAGGTGTATATGGTATTGCAGTATCGGCAGTATTGACCAACCAAACCCAAACATCGGCTGTATTAGCTGATATGAACAGCAAATTAGCCTTGAACTCTTTTTAAAAAATTATGTTAAAAATAGCAGATCAAACCTTTAGCTCGCGTCTTTTTACCGGAACCGGAAAATTCAGTTCGGCAAAAGAAATGGAAAGTGCCTTAATTGCTTCGGCCTCCGAACTGGTTACTGTGGCGCTTAAACGCGTTGATTTAAAAACCAAAGATGATGACATTTTGCATCACCTAAAATACCCACACATTAACTTACTGCCCAACACCTCGGGGGTACGCAATGCCAAAGAGGCCATTTTTGCCGCACAACTGGCACGCGAAGCTTTGGAAACCAACTGGATTAAACTCGAAATTCATCCCGATCCCAAATATTTAATGCCCGATCCCATTGAAACGCTGAAAGCTACCGAAGAGCTGGTTAAAATGGGTTTTGTGGTGCTGCCTTATATCCATGCCGACCCGGTTTTATGTAAACGTTTGGAAGATGTAGGCACAGCAGCTGTAATGCCGCTCGGGTCGCCAATTGGCAGTAACAAAGGACTAAAAACCATCGATTTTTTAGAAATCATCATCAGCCAGAGCCGGGTACCCGTAATTGTTGATGCCGGAATAGGTGCCCCATCTGATGCCGCCAAAGCCATGGAAATTGGTGCCGATGCCGTGCTGGTGAATACCGCCATAGCCATTTCTAAAAACCCAATCAATATGGCAGTAGCTTTTAAACTGGCTGTGGAAGCCGGCAGAATGGCCTTCGAAGCTAAACTTGGCGCGCAGCAACATTATGCCGCAGCCAGCAGTCCACTAACCGCATTTTTAGATGATGAGTTTTAATTCCCTATTCGAATCGTATAACTGGGACGATACCAAAGCCAGTATTTACGACAAAACAGCGGCCGACGTTGAGAATGCCCTTGTCACGCAGCAAAGAAGCCTTGAAGACTTTAAGGCACTCATTTCGCCTGCTGCTTTGCCCTACCTCGAAGATATGGCGCAGATTAGTCAGCGGCTAACCTTAGATCGTTTTGGCCGTACCATACAGATGTATATTCCGCTGTATCTATCCAACGAATGCAACAATATTTGTACCTATTGCGGTTTCAGTTACGACAATAAGGTAAGACGCAGAACGCTTAACCCGATGGAAATTATGCAGGAAGTTGCCGTAATTAAAGGTATGGGTTACGATCACGTGTTGCTGGTTACAGGCGAAGCCAACCAAAGTGTGCATACCGATTACTTTAAAAAAGTGCTCGATCTGATCAGCCCGCATTTCTCGCACATTTCGATGGAAGTGCAGCCCCTTGATGTGGCCGATTACGAAACGCTTATTCCGCACGGCTTAAATACCGTACTGGTTTATCAGGAAACCTACCACCAGGACGACTACCGCAAGCATCACCCGAAAGGTAAAAAATCGAACTTTTTATACCGTTTGGAAACACCAGATCGTTTGGGGCAGGCAGGCATCCATAAAATCGGGCTAGGGGTTTTAATCGGCCTGGAAGACTGGCGTACCGATTCGTTTTTTACGGCGCTGCACCTTTCTTACCTCGAAAAGCAATACTGGCAAAGCAAATTCAGCATTTCTTTCCCCCGTTTACGTCCGTTTAGCGGAGGTTTAGAACCCAAAGTAGCCATGAACGATAAGGAACTGGTTCAA is drawn from Pedobacter sp. HDW13 and contains these coding sequences:
- a CDS encoding thiamine phosphate synthase, which encodes MELIVIAHPKILKNETLLVNQLFEAGLPVFHLRKPEADEAAHGKFMDGILPEYHNRIALHHFHSLAGDYNINRIHHTERFRKNSTFGDFTQPYTFSTSIHKMAEIDQIDQYHYSFFGPVFNSLSKPGYAGIAHNGFSIDRPKTTKLIALGGIEINNIDQVKAMNFDGIALLGSIWNDPAQALNNFKKIQEKCQHLLTLQQ
- a CDS encoding aldose 1-epimerase family protein, which codes for MITLENEYVKVGLSAKGAELQGLYSKETNIEYLWNADAKYWGKHSPVLFPIVGSLKNNSFNYKGKNYELPRHGFARDYVFEIEKTTETEAVFTLTQNEATLKVYPFNFELKLKYRLIDRKLNLTYEVINTGAEELLFSIGAHPAFAVPNTPNTTYEDYYLAFNADERLTSWKLEDGLVANETENIELGGHKLNLTHNLFYNDALVFKTLQSNCISLLNTKNDFGLHFHFEDFPFFGIWAAIDAPFICLEPWCGVADGVNHDQHLERKEGIIRLDAGKNWERFWEVECF
- a CDS encoding VOC family protein; amino-acid sequence: MAAMHPYLNFDGKAEEAFNHYKSVFGGEFTFFARMGDAPESDKLSEAEKNRVMHVALPINGHTILMASDCVPSAGHVLTEGNNMYINLQAESRDDADRLFNGLSAGGTIEMPMADMFWGDYFGSFKDRFGIQWMVNFTTNG
- the thiC gene encoding phosphomethylpyrimidine synthase ThiC, producing the protein MKQEKTPNAEAISRSPFPASTKIFVPGKIHNIHVAMREIRLTDTKIHNGFGLTEPNPPVTVYDTSGPYTDPNAAIDVRKGLPRLREQWVKDRLDVTQLDQLSSAYGQQRLADSKLDILRFNHINKPYQAKAGANVSQMHYAKKGIITAEMEYIAIRENQQIDILNEQLGNQHEVMNHQHQGNSFGANTPKGYITPEFVRAEVAAGRAVIPCNINHPELEPMIIGRNFLVKINANIGNSAVTSTIEEEVEKAVWACRWGADTIMDLSTGKNIHETREWIIRNSPVPIGTVPIYQALEKVNGKAEDLTWEIFRDTLIEQAEQGVDYFTIHAGVLLRYVPLTAKRITGIVSRGGSIMAKWCLAHHKENFLYTHFEEICEIMKAYDVAFSLGDGLRPGCIADANDEAQFSELETLGELTKIAWKHDVQTIIEGPGHVPMHLIKANMEKQLEHCSEAPFYTLGPLTTDIAPGYDHITSAIGAAMIGWFGTAMLCYVTPKEHLGLPNKKDVKDGVITYKIAAHAADLAKGHPGAQYRDNALSKARFEFRWEDQFNLSLDPDTAKEFHDETLPAEGAKIAHFCSMCGPNFCSMKITQDVREYAAQQGLETADALTKGMQEKSKEFTQKGSEIYS
- a CDS encoding thiamine phosphate synthase, with translation MPAPFNLTAMIHPLQYISQAPKTGTHLDAIEQVLQAGGKWIQLRIKNLPEAEILPFALSAQELCKRYDAKLIVNDYPHLAKAAGAFGVHLGLQDMPVPQARQIINPDQIIGGTANTFEHILQRVAEGVDYIGLGPFRFTRTKENLSPIVGLEGYQKLMEKVKKAGITTPIIAIGGIEAEDIEAILETGVYGIAVSAVLTNQTQTSAVLADMNSKLALNSF
- the thiS gene encoding sulfur carrier protein ThiS, producing the protein MEVTINNQNHFLGEACSIERMLNYLAVSATNGLAIAVNQTIVPKSSWPVHALQPGDQIILIKATQGG
- a CDS encoding leucine-rich repeat-containing protein kinase family protein, whose product is MGQTLLQLQSGELNGSVSLKLTENLTHFPLAIFDLADTLEVLDLSFNKLFALPEDFGRLKKLRIFFCSENHFKVLPEVLADCPQLEIVGFKSNQIETVPAKALNPNLRWLILTNNNIATLPDEIGFCPRMEKLMLAGNRLVALPETLSRCKNLGLLRIAANKLHELPQWIATMPKLAWIAFSGNNFSKTPAVEKLSAINWHDLEISHVLGEGASGVISKANRTISDEIQEVAVKIFKGDVTSDGLPEDEMMAYIAAGFHPGLVNLIGQIALHPEDKKGLVMELIPHHFYNLGNPPSLESCTRDVFPADRVLTEKQVLGIARIIASLANQLHSAGIMHGDLYAHNTLIDDEGSALFGDFGAASFYNQLSAELVFALERIEVLAYGYLLDDLLALHRQSITRKVLESIAALRDACLVPDVAKRPGFQDLVTELSKID
- a CDS encoding thiazole synthase translates to MLKIADQTFSSRLFTGTGKFSSAKEMESALIASASELVTVALKRVDLKTKDDDILHHLKYPHINLLPNTSGVRNAKEAIFAAQLAREALETNWIKLEIHPDPKYLMPDPIETLKATEELVKMGFVVLPYIHADPVLCKRLEDVGTAAVMPLGSPIGSNKGLKTIDFLEIIISQSRVPVIVDAGIGAPSDAAKAMEIGADAVLVNTAIAISKNPINMAVAFKLAVEAGRMAFEAKLGAQQHYAAASSPLTAFLDDEF
- the thiH gene encoding 2-iminoacetate synthase ThiH; amino-acid sequence: MMSFNSLFESYNWDDTKASIYDKTAADVENALVTQQRSLEDFKALISPAALPYLEDMAQISQRLTLDRFGRTIQMYIPLYLSNECNNICTYCGFSYDNKVRRRTLNPMEIMQEVAVIKGMGYDHVLLVTGEANQSVHTDYFKKVLDLISPHFSHISMEVQPLDVADYETLIPHGLNTVLVYQETYHQDDYRKHHPKGKKSNFLYRLETPDRLGQAGIHKIGLGVLIGLEDWRTDSFFTALHLSYLEKQYWQSKFSISFPRLRPFSGGLEPKVAMNDKELVQLICAYRLFNSEVELSISTRETMAFRNQVIKLGITAISAGSKTNPGGYQVEPQSLEQFEISDERSSQEIAAMIRKQGYEPIWKDWDMSLINKSC
- a CDS encoding DoxX family protein — translated: MKNSAHFPQLFLRLALGIGFILPVMDRFGWLGAPGSPTVGWGNWSIFLDYTNSLMPFLSRSLANIMAIIATAGELVFAVLLLIGYKIRLAAIGSFLLTLIFALSMLIFANYRAPFNYSVFVVSTSSLLLATIPDYKWAIEANNKIKQNQFSN